A stretch of Triticum aestivum cultivar Chinese Spring chromosome 1D, IWGSC CS RefSeq v2.1, whole genome shotgun sequence DNA encodes these proteins:
- the LOC123182564 gene encoding signal recognition particle 54 kDa protein 3, translated as MVLAELGGSISRALARMSSATVVDENVLRECLNEIARALMQADVRFKMVCDLQANIKKSVNLEALAAGTNKRRVIETAVGKELCKMLDPGKPAFVPKKGKPNVVMFVGLQGSGKTTTCTKYAHYHQRKGFKPSLVCADTFRAGAFDQLKQNATKAKIPFYGSYVESDPVKIAVEGLEKFRQEKSDLIIIDTSGRHMQEAALFEEMRQVAEATKPDLVIFVMDGSIGQAAFDQAQAFKQSASVGAVIITKMDGHAKGGGALSAVAATKSPVIFIGTGEHIDEFDVFNVEPFVGRLLGRGDLPGLLDKMESIVPADQQSELVAKLAEGAFTLRLMYEQFQNLLKMGPMGQIFSMLPGFSSELMPKGQEKQSKEKMKRYMTIMDSMTAAELDSKNPKLMTESRILRVARGSGRRVKDVTDMLEEYKRLAKMWSKLNVSKLIPPNGKMSDQAIQKMLKAMPPQVVQQMGGKSAFEALVKQMGGGKDMSKMLAGMRGGA; from the exons ATGGTGCTCGCGGAGCTGGGCGGTAGCATCTCCCGCGCGCTGGCGCGGATGAGCAGCGCGACGGTGGTCGACGAGAACGTGCTCCGGGAGTGCCTCAACGAGATCGCGCGCGCGCTCATGCAGGCCGACGTCCGCTTCAAGATGGTCTGCGACCTGCAGGCCAACATCAAGAAGTCCGTCAACCTCGaggccctcgccgccggcaccaaCAAGCGCCGCGTCATAGAGACCGCCGTCGGGAAGGAGCTCTGCAAGATGCTGGATCCCGGGAAGCCCGCCTTCGTCCCCAAGAAGGGCAAGCCCAACGTCGTCATGTTCGTCGGACTGCAAG GCTCTGGAAAAACCACTACGTGTACCAAATACGCGCATTATCATCAGCGCAAGGGATTCAAACCGTCACTGGTTTGCGCCGATACATTCCGGGCCGGTGCTTTTGATCAGTTGAAGCAGAACGCAACCAAGGCCAAGATACCTTTCTACGGAAG CTACGTGGAATCAGACCCTGTCAAGATTGCTGTGGAGGGCCTGGAAAAGTTCAGGCAAGAGAAATCTGATCTCATCATCATCGACACGAGTGGGCGCCATATGCAGGAGGCTGCGCTCTTCGAGGAGATGCGCCAAGTTGCGGAAGCAACG AAACCAGACCTGGTGATATTTGTGATGGATGGCAGCATTGGTCAGGCTGCCTTCGATCAGGCACAGGCATTCAAACAGAGTGCTTCCGTTGGAGCTGTGATTATCACGAAAATGGATGGTCATGCGAAAGGAGGCGGTGCACTGAGCGC GGTTGCAGCTACGAAAAGCCCGGTGATATTTATTGGAACTGGAGAACACATTGATGAATTTGATGTTTTCAATGTGGAACCATTTGTCGGCCGTCTGCTAG GTAGAGGAGACTTGCCTGGCTTACTCGACAAGATGGAAAGTATCGTGCCTGCTGATCAACAATCTGAGCTTGTGGCAAAGCTGGCTGAAGGAGCCTTCACTCTCAGACTTATGTATGAGCAATTCCAGAATCTCCTGAAAATGGGGCCAATGGGCCAG ATCTTCTCCATGCTGCCCGGGTTTAGCTCGGAGCTGATGCCGAAGGGACAGGAGAAACAAAGTAAAGAAAAGATGAAGCGGTACATGACGATCATGGACTCCATGACAGCCGCAG AGCTTGACAGCAAGAACCCGAAGCTGATGACCGAGTCGCGGATCCTCCGGGTCGCTCGAGGGTCGGGCAGGCGAGTGAAGGACGTGACGGACATGCTGGAAGAGTACAAGCGACTGGCCAAGATGTGGAGCAAGCTGAATGTGTCGAAATTGATACCGCCGAACGGGAAGATGAGTGATCAGGCCATCCAGAAGATGCTCAAAGCCATGCCGCCGCAAGTGGTGCAGCAGATGGGGGGCAAAAGTGCCTTCGAGGCTCTGGTGAAGCAAATGGGCGGCGGCAAGGACATGAGCAAAATGCTTGCTGGCATGAGGGGTGGCGCTTAG